One archaeon BMS3Bbin15 genomic window, GTATAGAGCATTCCAGGAGCAAAGCTTATCTTATTTTTGAGATTCTGTATAAGGTCAAGCTGTGAAAGAAAACTTTTTTCACCGACAAAAGACGAAACATGCAGATATTTTGCATTTTCGGCACATCTAAGCATTGAATCTTTAATCTCAAAGAGATTATTAACACCGGGGTAGGCATACATGGTGCGTTCTCCATTATTATCCACAAGAACTATAATTACTCCGGTGTGCCCTCCAAATTTTTCCATACACTCTGTGTTCACACCTTCTTTCACCATGTCTCTAAGAATCTTTCTACCCTCGCTATCTTTACCCACAACTCCTATAAAGCCTGTGCTTATTCCCATCCTGGAGAGAGCAACTATAGTATTGGCAGCACTTCCACCAGATGCCTCATAAACTTCAATCACAGGAAGTTCTTCACCCTCTCTCGCAATCCTTGGCACCCTGTAAATCTTGTCCATGTTGAGTGCACCTATGCCAGCAACATCCATATCTTAGAATGGACCTATGGAAATTTAAATTTACCGAAGAAAGGTGTGAACTATCCTACAGCAAACTGCTGGGTTCTCTGCCGAGGGTTTTATAGATTTCACAATAGTTCTATGCTCTCATAGTGAACATAAAAACTATTAAAAAATAATCTGTTAAATGGGAAGGGTTATATAGCCGGCAGTGAAGGATTATCATATGGATAAAGGAGTTGGTGTATTTATACCGGAAAATGAAGATTTTTCAGAACATGAATTTTTGAAATCTATTTTTAAAGCCAGAAGAGTAAAAAAGGTTGAAGATGTCGATTACGTTATGCTCGAATCCGAAGCCGGTGAAATGATTATACCCCTTGAAGATATGCTCTCTGAATTTCTCAATATTTTTGATGAGCTCTCTTCTGAGGATATTGAAAAGCTGAAGAAAGCTTTTAACAAAGCTGTGGATAATCTTCTGATTTAATAGTTTTAGTTGATTTTACTGTTTTTATGGCATTATAATTTGATTTGAATATTCTGTTTTGTATAGGGGAAGTTCCGTTCTTTCAGGAATAGCTCCCTATAAATAAAGAATTATTTTATTCTATTTTATTTATTTCATAATATTTCGACATAAATGCTACAACTGGCATTTTATAATATATCAACTGCTCAGAGTCTGGCTTCTCATCATTGTAGTTATTTTATAACGATTATTTCCGGGAATAGATAGTTTTTTATTCTTCTAATCGTCCCTTCCTTCCAAGATTGTAATATCTCCATGTTTTGGCTATGATGTACAGTATAATGCCCAGAAAATTCAGAATAAAAATTATAACAACCCAGAATGTCTTTTCAACAGTTATCAAATCCTTCCTTTTAATAATATCATGAATATAAAAAATTAGCAAAATGTAATATATAGCCAAAAACAACATCCAAAACTCTGTTGTACCAATCATCTGGTTCCACCGCCTTAAACATTCTATTTTTTTTTTATATGTTTTTGCGAACCACTGGATAGATATCCCGAAAGACTGTGAACTATCATTATATCAAATGGAGCCGTGCCGGGAGTAACCCACCTTCTGTTGTAGGAATAGCCGGAAGAAGAATATCATCTTCCGGTTTCCCATGCAGCATTCGTCTTAGCGCCATAGCGAAGGGACTCCTGCAGCCGAGCGCTCCCTTCTGCTTGCATCCCCAGAGATGGCCGTTTCACCCCCTGTATAGAAACTCTGTCTTTCGACTTCACAGCTTACTTCTATGCAAGGGTACCGTTTCTGCTCCAGAGCTGTGCCTCTCGGCACGGGTTTATTAACCCTCCGGGTCCTGCAGTGATGGGCGGAGTTTCCTCACTTCTCAATCAAGAGAAGCGTTAGCTGCCCTCCGGCTCGACTCCTTCAAAAATAAAAAACTTTAACCAGAACAACACTTTTATTATATTATGGTACAGGCAACTCTCGATGGGCCCTATAACAATAAAGGAAAAGAGAGAAGTTTTATATCTCATCCTCTGCTCAAAGAAGGCATCATAAAAAGGGAATATCAGATTAAGATAGCTCAGGAAGCATTAAAAGGTAATACTCTTGTAGTCCTGCCAACCGGACTTGGAAAGACAATTATAGCCCTTCTTACCGCAATTGAAGCTGTCAATAATGGCAAAATTCTATTTCTTGCTCCCACAAAACCTCTTGTGCACCAGCATCTTGAAACTTTCAGAAAATTCACAACGATTAATGCCCTTGAAGCCTTCACAGGCGAGGTTAAAAAGGAAAAAAGAGCAGAACTATGGAAAAGTGCAGAGGCCATATTTTCAACACCACAGACTATACTCAAAGACCTTGAGTCCTGCACCTACTCTCTCGATAGTGTCTCCCTGATAATATTCGATGAAGCTCATCGCAGTGCTGGGAACTATGCCTATGTTGAAATAGCCAGAAGATACAGTGGTTTAATTCTTGGTCTTACTGCATCTCCAGGAGGAGATAAAGAAAAGATAGAAGAAGTACTAAAAAATCTGAAAATTGAGATAGTTAAAGCAAGACTCCCCTGGGATGAAGATGTAAAAGCTTATGTCAAGGAAATAAAGGTTAGCTGGAAGAGAGTTGCTCTAACCAGTAATCAGAAAAAAGCTTCTGAAATAATCTCTGAACTTCTGAGAGAGAAGCTTAACAGATTGAAAAAGATGGGCTTTCTTACCTATAAAAGTACGTCAAATATATCCAAAAAGGATATTATTGAACTGGGAAACATAATAAGAAAGAGATTTACCATGGGTAAGAGAGGTTATCTATTCGGTGCAAGTTCTATCCAGATGGCAGCAATGCATGCCTTCAATCTCCTTGAGCTTGCAGAAACCCAGGGTACAGTGCCTGCCCTTGCCTATATTGAAAGATTAAAAAGAAAGGAAAAAAAGTCAAAAGGTGAAATTTCATTTCTTAAGGATAAAAGAGTAACAACTTTTCAGAAAACTCTTAGCGTCACTGAAACTTCCCATCCAAAATTGAAAGTTCTTCTCAGGATAGTTGAAGAGCAGTTATCCAATAAAGAAGATTCTCTAATAATTATATTTGTCCAGTATAGAGACACAATAAATACTGTACTTGAAACACTCGAAAAAGAAGAAATAAAAGCTCTCCGTTTTGTCGGGCAGGCAAACAGGGAAAATGAGAAGGGTATGAGCCAGAAACACCAGACAGAAGCTCTTGAAACCTTCAGAAATAGAAGAGTAAATGTACTTGTGGCAAGCAGCGTGGCAGAGGAAGGGCTTGATATTCCAAAAGTCGACCTTGTTATATTTTATGAGCCTGTGCCCAGTGAAATAAGAGCTATTCAGAGGCGTGGAAGAACTGGAAGGAGTGCCATGGGTAAAGTGATAATACTCATTGCAGAAGGCACAAAAGATGAGGCATATTATTTTGCAGAGATTGCCAGAGAGAAGAAAATGAACAACTTTGTGAGATGGCTCAGCAGGCGCACAGGTTAAAATCTTCCTATAAGTTAAGATTCTCTTTGACTATGTGAGCAATGAAGAAATATTTATATCTATAGTCATTCCCTGCAGAAACAGCAAAGATACACTCAGGCAGTGCCTCGAGGCAGCCTTCTCTTCAGATTATAATCACTTTGAGGTCATTGTGGTTGATGACGGAAGCGAAGATGATTCAGTCAAAATAGCTGGAGCTTATCCTGTCAAACTTATTGAGATGGGTGAGCACAGGGGCGTTTCTGAAACAAGAAATGCCGGCGTAGATGCAGCTGAAGGCGAGGTTATACTGTTCATAGATAGCGATTGCCTCCTGGATAAAAAATGCCTCGGAAAAATAGATGATTTCTTCAGAGACAACAAAAGAAAAGCACTGGGTGGTACCTATACGCCAGTACCTTTTGACAGAACCTTTTTCAGCATTTTTCAGAGCCTGTATGTCAATTACTGTGAATCAGAAAAGAAGCCGGATTATCTTGCAACCCACTGTCTCGCAATCAGAAAAAAAGACTTTATCTCTACCGGTGGTTTTGTAAAGAATATCACAATGGGCCATACCACAAGCGTTGAAGATGTTGAATTCTCCCACAGACTGGGAAAATATGGAATCGAACTCGTATTTGACCCGGAACTTCAGGTAAAACATATATTCAATTTTAATCTTATTAAATCCCTCAGAAATGCCACAAAGAAAAGCTACTACTGGACACTCTATTCGCTGAATAAGGGAGACCTTTTCAAGGACTCTGGCGCCTCATCCCATGAGCTTAAAATTAGCTCTAGTGTTCTTGTGCTTTCAGCAGCTCTTGTTGCTTCCGGATACGGAGCTCTTTCCCTACCCCTATATATTTTTAATATATTCATATCAAGAGGGCTTATCTCACAATTTAACAGATATATGGGTGGAATATTTACATTAAAAGCCATGCTTTATTTCTATTTCCTTTATCCGATTCCTGTTATTTCAGGCGGTTTGGGAGCCCTGCTCAAATATTCCATGTTAAAGCTGAGAGGTGAGACATAGTGAATTACCTGAAATACCTCCCCCAGATTATTATGAAGAAACCTGTACAGCTCACCTTTTTTATTACCAGACGCTGCAATTCTGCATGCCCCTACTGCTTCTATCTCAGGTCAACAAAGGATTCTGGAAAAGGCGGAGAGGCTGAACTCCGGGAGATTAAAAAGATAGCAGAAGAGTTTAAAAATCTTGTATGGCTGGCTTTCTCCGGAGGTGAGATTTTCCTCAGGGAGGATATTGCAGAGATAACAAAAGCTTTCTATGACAGTTCAAAGCCAGCCGTAATACTCCTTCCCACCAACGGGTTGATGCCAGAGGTTATCGAAAGCAGGGTAAGGGAAATCCTTGATTACTGCACTGAAAGTTCTGTTGTTGTAAAACTTTCCCTGGATGCTGTTGGGGATAAGCATGATGAAATAAGAGGGGTTAAAGGCAACTTTTCTCGCCTGATGGATAGCTACAGGAGGCTTGCAGAGCTAAAAGAAACCCACTCAAATCTTGATATTGGCATTAATACTCTCTACTCAGGACTGAATGAGGATTATGTTGAGGAAGTTATCGAGTTCGTTAAAAAACTGGATAAGGTGAGCACACACACACTTTCGTTAATAAGAGGGGAACTTGTCAGAGAGGACCTCAAGCAGGTTGATTATAATAGATTTAAGATGCTCTCCGAGAAGCTTGAGAGGGAGAGGAAAAATGTATACAGTTTCAGGGGAGCAAAGTTAAAGACAGCTCAGGATGTACTTCAGAAAAGGCTTATTTACAAAACCGCACAGGAAGAAAGAAGGGTTATTCCCTGCTATGCCGGCAGGCTGAATCTTGTTATTACAGAGAATCTTGATGTATATCCCTGTGAAATCCTCAATAGAAAGATGGGAAATTTAAGGGAGAGTGATTACAGTATTCAGAAGGTGCTCTCCACCGGGCAGGCAGAGAAAACACTGAAATATATTCTGAAAGGCGAATGTTACTGCACCCATGAATGTTATTTCATAACAAATATACTCTTTAATCCCAAGCTCTATCCTTCACTGGCAAAGGAATATCTCAGGCTTTCAGGCATCACAGGTTTCTGAGCTTGACTTTTTGATAAACTTCCTCTTAATTTTCAGAGCATCCTCTTTGAAGGCAATCCAGAACAAACTCTTCACTCCTCTCACCAGAGCTCTGAATTCACTGGCTGTCCTCACCTCAAGGAGCTTCCTCAGAATAAATTCTGGCCTTGCATAGAATTTCCTGAAGGCTATTCTTCTCAACTCCTCTATCTCACTTTTCTTCAGAGTTTTTGGTATAAAGGAGGCTCCTTCAAATGTAAAATTTTCAAGCTCTCCTTCAATTTTACCAAACTCTTCTGCTCTTTCATAGAGTTCAGTTCCAGGGAAGGGTGTCATGGTATGGAAATTCACAATATCGGGTTCAAGTTTTATTGCGAAATTTATTGTTTCCAGAGCATCCTCATATTCCTCGTCAGGTATTCCGAAAATAAAGGGTAGAGTAACCTTGAGTCCTGCCTTTTTTGCAGCCTTTACCGCCACCTCAATCTGTTGCAGTGATATTCCCTTCCTCAGAGTATTGAGATTTCTCTGTACTCCGCTCTCGGCTCCGAAGAAAACTGACCAGGCACCGGAACGCCGACACTCCTGCAGAAGTCTTTCATCAATAGTATCAACTCTCGAAGAGAAGAACCATGGGAATTCAAGCCTGCGTTTTCTTATTTCTCCTGCTATCTTCAGTGCTCTGTTGTAATCCGCAGCAAAGTTATCATCAAGAAAACGTATTTCCCTGTATCCCTGCTCAAGAAGAAGTTCAATCTCCTCAAGAACATTTTCAACACTTCTATACCTTATCTTCCTCTCTCTATCAAGCTGTGAGCAGAATATACATTTTCTGTCACATCCCCTTGAGGTTATAACAATTGCAACCGGCTTTTTCCTGTATGT contains:
- the ydjH gene encoding putative sugar kinase YdjH, whose amino-acid sequence is MDVAGIGALNMDKIYRVPRIAREGEELPVIEVYEASGGSAANTIVALSRMGISTGFIGVVGKDSEGRKILRDMVKEGVNTECMEKFGGHTGVIIVLVDNNGERTMYAYPGVNNLFEIKDSMLRCAENAKYLHVSSFVGEKSFLSQLDLIQNLKNKISFAPGMLYTKYKNLSELRDFISKSKVIFLNREEASYLTGKQYENGARDLIMMGAEIVAVTLGRDGCYIRTGDKEIRVEAENVRVVDTTGAGDAFAAGFLYGLVRGYEPETCARLGNFTAARCTEHLGARDGLPFKEAVEEFITRL
- the deaD gene encoding ATP-dependent RNA helicase DeaD, yielding MVQATLDGPYNNKGKERSFISHPLLKEGIIKREYQIKIAQEALKGNTLVVLPTGLGKTIIALLTAIEAVNNGKILFLAPTKPLVHQHLETFRKFTTINALEAFTGEVKKEKRAELWKSAEAIFSTPQTILKDLESCTYSLDSVSLIIFDEAHRSAGNYAYVEIARRYSGLILGLTASPGGDKEKIEEVLKNLKIEIVKARLPWDEDVKAYVKEIKVSWKRVALTSNQKKASEIISELLREKLNRLKKMGFLTYKSTSNISKKDIIELGNIIRKRFTMGKRGYLFGASSIQMAAMHAFNLLELAETQGTVPALAYIERLKRKEKKSKGEISFLKDKRVTTFQKTLSVTETSHPKLKVLLRIVEEQLSNKEDSLIIIFVQYRDTINTVLETLEKEEIKALRFVGQANRENEKGMSQKHQTEALETFRNRRVNVLVASSVAEEGLDIPKVDLVIFYEPVPSEIRAIQRRGRTGRSAMGKVIILIAEGTKDEAYYFAEIAREKKMNNFVRWLSRRTG
- the pgaC gene encoding poly-beta-1,6-N-acetyl-D-glucosamine synthase, giving the protein MSNEEIFISIVIPCRNSKDTLRQCLEAAFSSDYNHFEVIVVDDGSEDDSVKIAGAYPVKLIEMGEHRGVSETRNAGVDAAEGEVILFIDSDCLLDKKCLGKIDDFFRDNKRKALGGTYTPVPFDRTFFSIFQSLYVNYCESEKKPDYLATHCLAIRKKDFISTGGFVKNITMGHTTSVEDVEFSHRLGKYGIELVFDPELQVKHIFNFNLIKSLRNATKKSYYWTLYSLNKGDLFKDSGASSHELKISSSVLVLSAALVASGYGALSLPLYIFNIFISRGLISQFNRYMGGIFTLKAMLYFYFLYPIPVISGGLGALLKYSMLKLRGET
- the albA_5 gene encoding antilisterial bacteriocin subtilosin biosynthesis protein AlbA, with translation MNYLKYLPQIIMKKPVQLTFFITRRCNSACPYCFYLRSTKDSGKGGEAELREIKKIAEEFKNLVWLAFSGGEIFLREDIAEITKAFYDSSKPAVILLPTNGLMPEVIESRVREILDYCTESSVVVKLSLDAVGDKHDEIRGVKGNFSRLMDSYRRLAELKETHSNLDIGINTLYSGLNEDYVEEVIEFVKKLDKVSTHTLSLIRGELVREDLKQVDYNRFKMLSEKLERERKNVYSFRGAKLKTAQDVLQKRLIYKTAQEERRVIPCYAGRLNLVITENLDVYPCEILNRKMGNLRESDYSIQKVLSTGQAEKTLKYILKGECYCTHECYFITNILFNPKLYPSLAKEYLRLSGITGF
- the miaB_3 gene encoding (Dimethylallyl)adenosine tRNA methylthiotransferase MiaB — protein: MKVALIMPPWLPEDIFPDKTSKSQVNYWQPLGLLYLGAYLKKEGHSVKFFDGSFHSLKEISGEMKEYQPDLAGIYANTPLWKKAVATAEEVKKTTQAFVAVGGPYPTAVGEKIIMDSEAVDASVIGEGEITFTELADMLEAGKSLHGVKGLIFKDKGKVFKNPDRKPLENLDQLPFPARELLEDKNMYIPPEGTYRKKPVAIVITSRGCDRKCIFCSQLDRERKIRYRSVENVLEEIELLLEQGYREIRFLDDNFAADYNRALKIAGEIRKRRLEFPWFFSSRVDTIDERLLQECRRSGAWSVFFGAESGVQRNLNTLRKGISLQQIEVAVKAAKKAGLKVTLPFIFGIPDEEYEDALETINFAIKLEPDIVNFHTMTPFPGTELYERAEEFGKIEGELENFTFEGASFIPKTLKKSEIEELRRIAFRKFYARPEFILRKLLEVRTASEFRALVRGVKSLFWIAFKEDALKIKRKFIKKSSSETCDA